The Pirellulales bacterium genome includes a window with the following:
- a CDS encoding bifunctional folylpolyglutamate synthase/dihydrofolate synthase, with protein MNDSPGHAEALAFLFGRIDYERALWIPYHRREFRLDRMRDLLARLGNPQEKLRIVHVAGTKGKGSTSAMIAAALTAAGYRTGLYTSPHLERIEERIQVDCQMCAPVEFVALVRQAQPIVEQMDQAAARHEPMECGPTYFEITTALAMLHFANVNTDAAVLEVGLGGRLDSTNVCRPMVSAITSISFDHTKQLGNTLAAIAEEKAGIIKPGVPVVSGVVDAEPRRVIERVAQESGSRLVQLGVDFSYHYAPPREVNSQDAAHGVMDFESRNRVAPQRIGQIELGLLGRHQASNAAVALATLDELRAQGWNLSEHAVRRGLAELRWPGRIEIVSRQPTVVVDAAHNLASIESLIETLNESFTAPHRLLVFATTQDKDVGGMLRRLLPQFETVILTRYENNPRAVGLEQLGLCAAEISSIPRFECENPAAAWDVVHRLATPNHLICATGSFFLAAEMRAEIARRPLQLGRKFAAA; from the coding sequence ATGAACGACTCACCGGGCCATGCTGAAGCGCTGGCATTTCTCTTCGGTCGAATCGACTACGAGCGGGCGCTTTGGATTCCCTACCACCGGCGGGAGTTTCGGCTCGACCGAATGCGCGACTTACTAGCTCGGCTTGGCAATCCGCAGGAAAAGCTGCGAATCGTGCATGTCGCCGGTACCAAAGGCAAAGGCTCCACCTCGGCGATGATTGCCGCGGCATTGACGGCCGCCGGCTACCGCACCGGGTTGTACACGTCGCCACATTTGGAACGGATTGAGGAGCGAATCCAAGTTGATTGCCAAATGTGCGCGCCAGTGGAGTTTGTGGCACTCGTCCGCCAGGCGCAACCGATCGTCGAGCAAATGGATCAAGCAGCCGCACGGCACGAACCGATGGAGTGCGGCCCAACCTATTTTGAAATCACGACGGCGCTCGCCATGCTGCATTTCGCCAACGTCAACACCGACGCTGCCGTCTTGGAAGTGGGCCTTGGCGGGCGACTCGACAGCACCAACGTCTGCCGGCCGATGGTCTCGGCCATCACCAGCATCAGCTTCGACCACACCAAGCAACTCGGCAACACGCTGGCGGCGATCGCGGAAGAAAAAGCGGGCATTATCAAGCCCGGCGTGCCGGTGGTGAGCGGAGTCGTAGACGCCGAACCTCGACGCGTCATCGAGCGCGTTGCCCAGGAAAGTGGCAGCCGGCTTGTTCAACTGGGCGTCGATTTTTCGTATCACTACGCGCCTCCGCGGGAGGTAAATTCACAGGACGCTGCGCACGGCGTGATGGATTTTGAATCGCGCAACCGCGTCGCGCCGCAACGAATCGGACAGATCGAACTTGGACTCTTGGGACGGCATCAAGCGTCCAACGCCGCCGTGGCACTGGCCACGCTCGACGAGCTTCGCGCACAAGGCTGGAATTTGTCGGAACATGCGGTGCGACGCGGTCTGGCCGAATTGCGCTGGCCTGGTCGGATCGAAATCGTGTCGCGGCAACCCACGGTGGTTGTCGATGCTGCGCATAATTTGGCTTCGATTGAATCGCTGATCGAAACGCTGAACGAAAGTTTCACCGCGCCGCACCGCTTGCTGGTGTTCGCCACCACGCAAGACAAAGATGTCGGCGGCATGCTGCGACGGCTATTGCCGCAATTCGAAACGGTCATCCTTACGCGGTACGAGAACAATCCACGCGCCGTCGGCCTGGAACAGCTCGGACTGTGTGCCGCGGAGATTTCGTCGATACCGCGCTTCGAGTGCGAAAACCCGGCCGCGGCTTGGGACGTCGTCCATCGGCTGGCGACGCCCAACCATCTGATTTGCGCCACCGGCTCGTTCTTTTTGGCCGCGGAAATGCGAGCCGAAATCGCGCGACGGCCGCTCCAATTGGGACGCAAATTCGCTGCGGCATGA